A window from Solanum stenotomum isolate F172 chromosome 7, ASM1918654v1, whole genome shotgun sequence encodes these proteins:
- the LOC125871678 gene encoding protein SPIRRIG, whose product MKWATLLKDFKEKVGLAAQSPSAASSPSSSASSPFRDSNASFPIQDFTYFPSSDKHELELDFKRYWEEFRSSSSEKEKEKALNLTVDVFCRLVKQQANVAQLITMLVETHIFSFVVGRAFVTDIEKLKLSSKIRSLEVERVLNFFSEVTKDGIRPGASLLYAIEVLVSGPVDKQSLLDSGILCCLIHILNSLLGPNEGYSGQKASNDEGLILTEENQDNMESSRRLEVEGSVVHIMKALAAHPSAAQSLIEDNSLMLLFQMVANGSLVAFSQYKEGIVPLHTIQLHRHAMQILGLLLGNDNGSTAKYIRKHHLIKVLLLAVKDFNSDCGDSAYTMSIVDLLLECVELSYRPEAGGIRLREDIHNAHGYQFLVQFALILAKGQDQNSHFKFLPDQGVTSDYPHLANHVGKSDLEEKREDALSQDVSPTLSRLLDVLVSLAQTGPTGASGLKASKASHVKPSGHGRSRTSSADRIVDDIWDKDIDKVKDLEAVQMLQDIFLKADSRTLQGEVLNRMFKIFSSHLDNYKLCQQLRTVPLLILNMDGFPPSLQEIILKILEYAVTVVNCIPEQELLSLCCLLQQPITPDLKHTILSFFVKLLSFDQQYKKVLREVGVLEVLLEDLKQHKFLCGSEQHADDPNHFERKSGSSSSSFKKHLDNKNAILSSPKLAESDSGKFLLFEVEGTVGVAWDCMVSLLKKAEVNQASFRSASGVTIILPLLASDIHRPGVLRVLSCLIIEDVAQAHPEELGALVDISKSGMITSALGTHYTLHNDAKCDTFGALWRILGVNSSAQRVFGEATGFSLLLTTLHGFQSEGEPANQSNLTIYFKVFTYLLRLMTAAVCDNTINRTKLHAVVSSQTFYDLLSDSGLISVDCERQVVQLLLELALEIVLPPFVMSEGATLSNASDEETTGFILVTPSGTFVPDMERVYNAGAVRVLLRALLLFTPKLQLEVLNLVDKLARASAYNQENLTSVGCVELLLETIYPFLSGSSPILSHALNIIEVLGAYRLSASELRVLVRYILQMRLVTSGRYLVDMMERLILTEDMASEDVSLAPFVEMNMSKVGSASIQVPLGERSWPPAAGYSFVCWFQFRNLFKSQAKDNDASKMGYTKGQGVGGQHHGPHALRIFSVGAVDNSSTFYAELRLQEDGVLTLATSNSSSLSFSGLEMEEGRWHHLAVVHSKPNALAGLFQSSFAYVYLNGKLRHTGRLGYSPSPAGKSLQVIVGTPVACARISDLSWKLRSCFLFEEVLSPGSICFMYILGRGYRGLFQDTDLLQFVPNQACGGGSMSILDSLDADLPLASNPQKPDNAGKPGSVQCDRSGFVWDLDKLGNLSLQLSGKKLIFAFDGTSTELLRASGTFSVLNLVDPMSAAASPIGGIPRFGRLIGDVYICKHCVIGETIRPIGGMAVILALVEAAETRDMLHMALTLLACALHQNPQNVRDMQQYRGYHLLALFLHRRMPLFDMQSLEIFFQIAACEASFSEPKKFYSSQKTLPPVTPVNEGSIEDLTLSKFREEFSSVGSHGDMDDFSAPKDSLSQISELENAEMPTETSNCIVLSNADMVEHVLLDWTVWVTAPIPIQIALLGFLEHLVSMHWYRNHNLTILRRINLVQHLLVTLQRGDVEVPVLEKLVVLLGVILEDGFLPSELEQVVRFVIMTFDPPELTSRHQIMRESMGKHVIVRNMLLEMLIDLQVTIKSEDLLEQWHKIVSSKLITYFLDEAVHPTSMRWVMTLLGVCLVSSPTFALKFRSSGGYQGLARVLPSFYDSPDIYYILFCLIFGKPVYPRLPEVRMLDFHALMPSDGIYGDLKFTELLESVIAMAKATFDRLSMQAMLAHQTGNLSQISAGVVAELAEDNTDIAGELQGEALMHKTYAARLMGGEASAPAAATAVLRFMVDLAKMCLSFSAVCRRADFLESCIDLYFSCVRAAQAVKMAKKLSVTVEEKNLNDGDETSSSQNTFSSLPHEQEQSAKTSISMGSFPQGQTSTSSEDMPVMSNNVGTTDVDVTSSQPGYVKAVQEEAQATAAIDNDVVDHASAVTSSSKHLSFRDVKLTVDPVRQTDSLSSASFNMFESPILSERSYSQMAQTPSTSPVVTSWMGGESKVNLASTPLMESAASISELDSSPEMKSASQGQSAANTMFMIGSNLLLEVDDCGYGGGPCSAGATAVLDFMAEVLSGLVTEQVKSVPVIEGILESAPLYVDAESVLVFQGLCLTRLLNFLERRLLRDDEEDEKKLDKGRWSLNLEALCWLIVDRVYMGAFPRPAGVLKTLEFLLSMLQLANKDGRVEEAAPTGKGILSIGRGSRQLDAYVQAILKNTNRMILFSFLPLFLITIGEDELLSSLGLQVEPKKRVHLNPSSEDSGIDVCTVLQLLVANRRIIFCPSNIDTDLNCCLCINLISLLRDHRRHAQNMAIDILKYLLVHRRAALEDFLVSKPNQGPPLDVLHGGFDKLLTGNLPAFFEWLHSSEQEVNRVLEQCAAIMWVQFITGSAKFPGVRIKGMDGRRKREMGRKLKEISKLDGRHWEQINERRIALELVRDAVATELRVIRQDKYGWVLHAESEWQTHLQQLVHERGIFPLNKSSHSEESEWQLCPIEGPYRMRKKLERCKLTIDTIQNVLTGQFELGRLELSKERTENETNASDGESDIFFNLMSENPQQDSFSSELYDGSTFKDSDDVRDAASSRAGWNDDHDSSINETSLSSALELGPKSSSASIHKAESVQRKSELGSPRQSSSLKADETRTAEDKPEKELSDNGEYLIRPHLEPSERIKYKYNCERVVGLDKHDGIFLIGELSLYIIENFFIDDSGCICEKECEDGLSIIDQALGVKKDFSCSMDSHSKSSSSWAVTTKAYVGGRAWAYNGGAWGKEKVCTSSNVPHLWHMWKLDSVHEILKRDYQLRPVAIEIFSMDGCNDLLVFHKKEREEVFKNLVAMNLPRNTMLDTTISGSVKPDSNEGSRLFKVMANSFSKRWQNGEISNFQYLMHLNTLAGRGYSDLTQYPVFPWILADYESENLNFSDPQTFRNLDKPMGCQTAEGEEEFRKRYESWDDPEVPKFHYGSHYSSAGIVLFYLIRLPPFSVENQKLQGGQFDHADRLFNNIKDTWLSAAGKGNTSDVKELIPEFFYMPEFLENMFDLDLGEKQSGEKVGDVVLPPWAKGSVREFIKRHREALESDYVSENLHHWIDLIFGYKQRGKAAEEAVNVFYHYTYEGSVDIDSVSDPAMKASILAQINHFGQTPKQLFLKPHAKRRTNRKLPPHPLKYSQHLVPHEIRKTSSSISQIVTSGDKILVAGANTLLKPRTFIKYVAWGFPDRSLRFISYDQDRLLSTHENLHGGNQIQCASASHDGHILVTGADEGLVCVWRIGKEAPRSVRRLQLEKTLCAHTGKITCLQVSQPYMMIVSGSDDCTVILWDLSSMVFVRQLPELPAPVSAIYVNDLTGEIITAAGVMLAVWSINGDCLAVINTSQLPSDFILSLAGCTFSDWLQTNWYISGHQSGAIKIWRMVHCSCEDSGQSKSSGNPTGGLGLGDSVPEYRLILHKVLKFHKHPVTALHLTSDLKQLLSGDSGGHLLSWTLSEEGMKSMISRG is encoded by the exons TGACAAACATGAACTGGAGTTGGATTTTAAGAGATATTGGGAAGAATTCCGCTCCTCAAGCTCGGAAaag GAGAAGGAAAAGGCCTTAAATTTGACTGTTGATGTTTTCTGTAGATTAGTGAAGCAACAGGCAAATGTAGCACAGTTGATTACTAT GTTAGTAGAGACACACATATTTTCCTTTGTTGTTGGAAGAGCTTTTGTAACAGATATTGAAAAGTTGAAACTTAGTAGCAAAATAAGATCGTTGGAAGTTGAAAGAGTGTTAAATTTTTTCTCTGAAGTTACCAAG GATGGCATCCGGCCTGGTGCAAGTCTGTTGTATGCAATAGAGGTCCTTGTCTCTGGT CCTGTCGACAAACAATCTCTCCTTGATTCTGGAATCTTGTGCTGTCTCATTCATATTCTCAACTCTCTTCTTGGTCCTAATGAGGGATATTCGGGGCAAAAAGCTAGTAATGATGAGGGATTGATACTGACAGAGGAAAATCAGGATAACATGGAATCGAGCCGTCGGCTTGAG GTTGAAGGAAGTGTAGTGCATATCATGAAGGCATTGGCCGCCCACCCTTCTGCTGCACAAAGTTTGATAGAAGACAACTCCCTCATGTTACTTTTTCAAATGGTTGCCAATGGTTCTTTAGTTGCTTTTTCTCAGTATAAGGAAGGCATCGTGCCACTGCATACCATTCAGTTACACAGACATGCTATGCAG ATTCTTGGTCTTCTTCTGGGTAATGACAATGGTAGCACTGCCAAGTATATTCGGAAGCATCATTTG ATAAAAGTTCTTCTCTTGGCTGTTAAGGATTTTAACTCTGATTGTGGAGATTCTGCCTATACGATGAGCATTGTGGACTTGCTTCTTGAGTGTGTTGAATTGTCCTATAGGCCAG AGGCTGGTGGGATCAGGCTTAGGGAGGATATCCACAACGCTCATGGTTATCAGTTCTTGGTTCAGTTTGCTTTAATTCTCGCTAAGGGTCAAGATCAGAATTCTCATTTTAAGTTCCTTCCTGATCAAGGAGTTACTTCGGATTATCCTCATTTGGCTAATCACGTGGGTAAAAGCGACTTGGAGGAAAAAAGAGAGGATGCTTTATCACAAGATGTGTCCCCTACACTCTCTAGGTTACTTGATGTACTAGTTAGTCTTGCTCAAACTGGCCCTACTGGTGCATCTGGCTTAAAAGCTTCAAAAGCTTCTCATGTTAAGCCTAGTGGGCATGGCAGAAGTCGTACGTCATCAGCTGACAGAATCGTTGATGATATCTGGGATAAGGATATTGACAAAGTTAAAGACCTGGAAGCTGTTCAGATGTTGCAAGATATTTTTCTGAAGGCTGATAGCAGGACGCTGCAGGGTGAAGTACTCAACAGAATGTTCAAAATATTCTCAAGCCATCTTGACAATTACAAGCTTTGTCAGCAGTTACGGACCGTGCCTCTGTTGATCCTTAACATGGATGGTTTCCCACCATCCTTGCAAGAGATAATTTTGAAGATACTTGAATATGCAGTGACTGTTGTAAATTGCATACCTGAGCAAGAGTTACTTTCACTTTGTTGTTTGTTGCAGCAACCAATCACACCCGATTTGAAGCATACAATTTTGTCTTTCTTTGTAAAGCTCTTATCCTTCGATCAACAATACAAAAAAGTTCTAAGGGAAGTTGGTGTATTGGAGGTTCTGCTGGAGGATCTGAAACAACACAAGTTTCTTTGTGGTTCAGAGCAGCATGCTGATGACCCTAATCATTTTGAAAGGAAATCGGGTTCAAGCTCAAGCAGCTTTAAGAAACACTTGGACAATAAGAATGCTATACTTTCTTCACCCAAACTAGCAGAATCTGATTCAGGGAAATTCCTTCTTTTTGAAGTTGAAGGCACAGTAGGAGTTGCCTGGGACTGTATGGTCTCATTGTTGAAGAAAGCAGAAGTAAATCAAGCATCATTTCGATCAGCTAGTGGGGTGACTATTATACTCCCTCTCTTGGCATCTGACATTCATCGTCCAGGTGTCCTTAGGGTGTTGTCatgcttaattattgaagaTGTGGCACAG GCCCATCCGGAGGAGTTAGGAGCACTGGttgacatttcaaaaagtggGATGATTACAAGTGCTTTGGGAACTCATTACACACTTCATAATGATGCCAAGTGTGACACTTTTGGAGCTCTATGGCGCATCCTAGGAGTTAATAGTTCAGCTCAGAGGGTCTTTGGTGAAGCCACTGGGTTCTCTCTTTTGTTGACCACACTTCATGGTTTCCAAAGTGAAGGAGAACCCGCAAATCAATCAAATTTGACAATTTACTTTAAAGTGTTCACATACTTGTTACGCCTAATGACAGCAGCTGTTTGTGATAACACTATTAACAGGACAAAGTTGCACGCAGTCGTATCTTCTCAGACATTTTATGACCTTCTGTCTGATTCTGGCTTGATAAGTGTTGATTGTGAACGACAAGTTGTACAGCTATTGTTGGAGCTTGCTCTTGAGATAGTGCTTCCTCCCTTCGTGATGTCTGAGGGTGCCACATTATCTAATGCCTCTGACGAGGAAACAACTGGATTTATTCTAGTTACCCCATCTGGAACTTTTGTCCCTGACATGGAACGCGTCTATAATGCTGGTGCTGTGAGGGTGCTCTTGCGTGCTTTGTTGCTGTTTACTCCAAAGTTGCAATTAGAGGTACTAAACCTTGTTGATAAGCTTGCTCGTGCTAGCGCCTACAACCAGGAAAACCTTACATCTGTAG GTTGCGTGGAACTTCTCCTTGAAACAATTTACCCCTTCCTATCGGGGTCATCGCCGATACTTTCTCACGCTTTGAATATCATCGAAGTTCTTGGGGCATACAG GTTATCTGCATCTGAACTTCGAGTGCTCGTTAGATACATTCTGCAGATGCGACTAGTCACTTCGGGTCGTTATCTAGTTGATATGATGGAAAGGTTGATTCTTACAGAGGATATGGCCTCAGAAGATGTCTCCCTAGCACCGTTTGTCGAGATGAACATGAGCAAGGTTGGGAGTGCTTCAATCCAAGTGCCCTTAGGAGAAAGGTCTTGGCCACCTGCTGCTGGTTATTCTTTTGTTTGTTGGTTTCAGTTCCGAAATTTATTCAAGTCACAGGCAAAGGACAATGATGCTTCTAAAATGGGATACACTAAAGGGCAAGGCGTAGGTGGGCAGCATCATGGGCCACATGCCCTGAGGATATTTTCTGTTGGAGCAGTAGACAATTCAAGCACTTTCTATGCCGAACTTCGTCTTCAGGAGGATGGTGTTCTCACCCTTGCAACTAGCAATTCTTCCTCTTTGTCATTTTCAGGATTAGAAATGGAGGAAGGGAGGTGGCATCACCTTGCTGTTGTGCATAGCAAACCAAATGCGCTGGCTGGCCTCTTTCAGTCTAGCTTTGCTTATGTTTACCTCAATGGAAAGTTAAGACACACTGGTCGATTAGGATATTCTCCTTCTCCAGCTGGCAAGTCGTTGCAGGTGATTGTTGGTACCCCGGTTGCTTGTGCACGAATTAGTGACTTGTCATGGAAGCTTAGATCTTGCTTTCTTTTTGAAGAAGTTCTTTCCCCTGGTTCAATCTGTTTTATGTATATTCTTGGAAGAGGGTATAGGGGTCTCTTCCAGGACACAGATTTGCTGCAATTTGTTCCTAATCAGGCCTGTGGAGGTGGCAGCATGTCAATTTTAGATTCTTTGGATGCTGACTTACCTCTGGCTTCCAACCCCCAAAAGCCAGATAATGCTGGAAAGCCAGGGAGTGTGCAGTGTGATCGGAGTGGATTTGTTTGGGATTTGGACAAATTAGGGAATCTCTCCCTTCAACTTTCTGGTAAGAAGCTCATTTTTGCATTTGATGGGACAAGTACAGAGTTACTTCGAGCTTCTGGAACATTCTCTGTGCTCAATCTGGTTGATCCAATGTCAGCTGCCGCTTCTCCTATTGGAG GTATACCACGCTTTGGACGACTTATTGGGGATGTCTATATTTGCAAGCATTGTGTTATTGGTGAGACAATCCGTCCCATTGGTGGCATGGCTGTCATTCTAGCTCTTGTAGAAGCAGCTGAAACGAGGGACATGCTGCACATGGCTTTGACATTACTTGCTTGTGCTCTTCATCAAAATCCACAGAATGTTAGAGACATGCAGCAATACAGGGGATACCATTTGCTTGCTCTCTTTTTGCACCGGCGAATGCCATTATTTGACATGCAATCACTTGAAATTTTTTTCCAGATTGCTGCATGTGAGGCTTCTTTCTCTGAACCAAAGAAGTTCTATAGTTCCCAGAAGACACTGCCACCTGTCACACCCGTCAATGAAGGAAGCATTGAAGACCTTACTTTATCCAAATTCCGGGAAGAATTTTCTTCAGTTGGATCTCATGGAGACATGGATGATTTTTCTGCACCTAAAGATTCCTTGAGTCAGATTTCTGAGCTTGAAAATGCTGAAATGCCAACCGAAACATCCAATTGCATTGTTCTTTCAAATGCCGATATGGTTGAGCATGTTTTATTGGACTGGACTGTTTGGGTAACAGCCCCAATTCCAATACAGATTGCTTTACTGGGCTTCCTTGAGCATCTTGTTTCAATGCATTGGTACAGGAATCATAATCTGACAATTCTGCGCAGAATTAACCTTGTTCAACATTTACTTGTTACTTTACAAAGAGGTGATGTGGAAGTACCGGTGCTAGAAAAATTAGTTGTATTGTTAGGTGTTATATTGGAGGATGGATTCTTACCCTCTGAACTGGAGCAAGTGGTTAGATTTGTGATAATGACATTTGATCCACCAGAGTTAACATCACGGCATCAAATAATGAGAGAATCTATGGGGAAGCATGTTATTGTAAGGAACATGTTGCTTGAGATGCTGATTGATCTGCAAGTGACAATAAAATCAGAGGATTTGCTAGAGCAGTGGCACAAAATTGTTTCATCAAaattaataacttattttcttGATGAAGCTGTACATCCTACAAGTATGAGGTGGGTCATGACTCTTCTTGGTGTGTGCCTTGTGTCTTCTCCAACATTTGCACTTAAATTTCGCTCCAGTGGAGGCTATCAAGGTTTGGCGAGAGTACTTCCGAGTTTCTATGACTCCCCTGATATATACTATATCCTGTTTTGTCTTATTTTTGGCAAACCTGTATACCCAAGACTGCCTGAAGTTCGGATGCTAGACTTTCATGCCCTAATGCCAAGTGATGGCATTTATGGAGATCTGAAATTTACTGAGCTGTTGGAATCTGTGATTGCTATGGCAAAGGCAACTTTTGATAGGTTGTCTATGCAGGCAATGCTTGCCCATCAAACTGGCAACCTTTCCCAGATCAGTGCTGGAGTTGTAGCAGAGCTGGCAGAAGACAATACTGACATAGCTGGAGAGCTTCAGGGTGAGGCTCTCATGCACAAAACTTATGCGGCACGGCTGATGGGTGGTGAGGCTTCAGCACCTGCTGCTGCTACCGCTGTCCTTAGGTTCATGGTTGATCTTGCAAAAATGTGTCTATCTTTCTCAGCTGTTTGCCGAAGAGCAGATTTTCTTGAAAGTTGCATCGAcctttatttttcttgtgtCAG GGCTGCACAAGCTGTGAAAATGGCTAAAAAACTTTCTGTAACAGTGGAAGAGAAGAACTTAAATGACGGTGATGAAACTAGTAGCTCCCAAAATACTTTCTCTAGTTTGCCTCATGAACAGGAACAGTCAGCCAAGACCTCTATAAGTATGGGAAGCTTTCCTCAGGGACAGACTAGTACAAGTTCTGAAGATATGCCGGTGATGTCGAACAATGTAGGTACAACAGATGTTGATGTTACTTCATCCCAGCCAGGTTATGTCAAAGCAGTACAGGAAGAAGCACAAGCCACTGCAGCAATAGACAATGATGTTGTTGACCATGCTTCTGCTGTCACATCCAGCAGCAAACATCTTAGCTTCCGCGATGTGAAACTCACAGTAGATCCCGTCCGGCAAACTGATTCACTGAGTTCAGCATCCTTTAACATGTTTGAATCTCCTATATTGTCGGAGAGATCCTACTCCCAAATGGCGCAAACCCCATCCACTTCTCCAGTGGTGACTTCTTGGATGGGAGGTGAATCAAAAGTCAACCTAGCATCAACACCCCTGATGGAGTCTGCTGCATCTATCAGTGAATTGGATTCTTCTCCTGAGATGAAATCCGCTTCTCAAGGACAATCTGCTGCAAACACGATGTTTATGATTGGTTCAAATTTGCTTCTTGAGGTGGATGACTGTGGGTATGGTGGAGGGCCATGCTCTGCTGGAGCTACAGCTGTTCTTGATTTTATGGCGGAAGTTTTATCTGGATTGGTAACTGAACAAGTGAAGTCGGTACCTGTCATCGAGGGTATTTTGGAGAGTGCTCCATTGTATGTTGATGCTGAATCTGTTTTGGTATTTCAGGGACTGTGCCTCACTAGACTACTGAACTTCCTCGAAAGGCGTCTTTTGCGGGATGATGAGGAAGATGAGAAAAAGTTGGATAAGGGTCGTTGGTCTCTTAACTTGGAAGCATTATGCTGGCTGATAGTAGATAGAGTTTATATGGGTGCTTTTCCTCGGCCTGCTGGTGTACTGAAGACTCTGGAGTTCTTGTTATCTATGCTACAGTTGGCTAATAAGGATGGGCGCGTTGAAGAAGCTGCTCCAACTGGGAAAGGAATCCTGTCCATTGGTAGAGGAAGTAGACAACTCGATGCTTATGTACAAGCGATTCTGAAGAACACCAACAGAATGATTTTATTCTCTTTCCTCCCATTGTTCTTGATAACCATCGGAGAAGATGAACTACTTTCTTCTTTAGGTTTGCAAGTGGAGCCAAAGAAAAGAGTACACTTGAACCCATCCTCGGAGGATAGTGGAATTGATGTTTGCACGGTGTTACAGTTGCTAGTCGCTAATAGAAGGATAATATTTTGTCCCAGCAACATTGACACTGATTTAAATTGCTGTCTTTGCATAAATCTAATTTCTCTTCTTCGCGATCATAGGCGTCATGCACAGAACATGGCTATTGATATTCTCAAGTATCTGCTAGTACACCGAAGGGCTGCACTTGAAGATTTTCTTGTCTCTAAACCAAATCAAGGACCTCCTTTGGATGTTCTTCATGGCGGTTTTGACAAGCTCTTAACTGGAAACTTACCTGCATTTTTTGAGTGGCTTCATAGTTCTGAACAAGAAGTTAATAGAGTGTTGGAACAGTGCGCTGCCATTATGTGGGTTCAGTTTATTACTGGGTCAGCTAAGTTTCCTGGGGTGAGGATTAAAGGCATGGATGGTCGACGTAAGAGAGAAATGGGGAGGAAACTAAAGGAGATCTCAAAGTTGGATGGAAGACATTGGGAGCAGATAAATGAACGAAGAATTGCTCTTGAGTTGGTTCGCGATGCAGTGGCTACTGAACTAAGAGTAATTCGCCAGGATAAGTATGGGTGGGTGCTACATGCAGAGAGTGAGTGGCAGACTCATCTACAACAACTTGTCCATGAGCGAGGAATCTTCCCATTGAATAAGTCCTCTCATAGTGAAGAATCTGAGTGGCAGCTTTGCCCCATTGAAGGTCCATATAGGATGCGGAAGAAGCTCGAGCGttgcaaattaacaattgaCACTATCCAAAATGTTCTGACTGGACAATTTGAGTTAGGAAGGCTAGAACTTTCAAAGGAGAGGACTGAGAATGAAACTAATGCCTCTGATGGTGAGtctgatatttttttcaatctcATGAGTGAAAATCCACAACAGGACTCTTTCAGTAGTGAACTTTATGATGGATCAACTTTCAAAGACTCGGATGATGTTAGAGATGCAGCTTCTAGTAGAGCTGGATGGAATGATGACCATGATAGTAGCATTAATGAAACGAGTCTCAGCTCTGCTCTTGAACTTGGACCCAAGTCGAGTAGTGCTTCCATTCATAAAGCTGAGAGTGTTCAACGGAAGTCGGAACTAGGATCTCCCAGGCAATCTTCTTCTCTAAAAGCTGATGAAACAAGAACGGCGGAGGACAAACCGGAGAAGGAACTAAGTGATAATGGTGAATACTTGATTAGACCTCATTTGGAACCTTCTGAGAgaataaagtacaaatataACTGCGAGAGAGTGGTTGGTCTTGATAAACATGATGGTATATTTCTGATTGGAGAATTATCATTGTACATCATTGAGAATTTTTTCATCGATGACTCTGGGTGCATATGTGAAAAAGAATGCGAAGATGGTCTATCTATCATCGATCAGGCTTTAGGTGTAAAAAAGGATTTTTCGTGTAGCATGGACTCCCACTCAAAGTCAAGTTCTTCCTGGGCTGTAACAACAAAGGCCTATGTTGGGGGACGGGCATGGGCATATAATGGTGGCGCATGGGGAAAGGAAAAGGTTTGTACTAGTAGTAATGTGCCCCATCTTTGGCATATGTGGAAGCTTGATAGTGTTCATGAGATTCTAAAGCGTGATTATCAACTTCGGCCTGTTGCCATTGAGATCTTTAGCATGGATGGCTGCAATGATCTTCTGGTTTTCCACAAAAAGGAGAGAGAAGAGGTTTTCAAGAATTTGGTGGCCATGAATCTTCCCAGGAACACCAT GTTGGACACAACAATATCAGGGTCCGTAAAACCAGATAGCAATGAAGGGAGCCGTCTTTTCAAGGTTATGGCAAACTCATTCTCTAAGAGATGGCAAAATGGTGAAATTAGCAATTTCCAGTACCTCATGCACCTCAACACGCTCGCCGGGCGTGGTTATAGTGATCTCACCCAGTATCCTGTGTTCCCCTGGATTTTAGCAGATTATGAGAGTGAGAATCTGAATTTCTCAGATCCCCAAACTTTCCGGAATCTTGATAAACCAATGGGCTGTCAAACAGCGGAAGGTGAAGAGGAATTCAGAAAAAG ATATGAGAGCTGGGATGATCCTGAGGTTCCCAAATTCCATTATGGTTCTCACTACTCTAGTGCTGGAATTGTCCTATTCTACCTCATACGCCTTCCCCCATTCAGTGTTGAAAATCAGAAGCTGCAGGGTGGTCAATTTGATCATGCTGATCGTCTTTTCAATAATATAAAGGACACCTGGCTGAGTGCTGCAGGTAAAGGCAATACATCAGATGTTAAAGAATTAATTCCAGAGTTCTTTTATATGCCAGAGTTCCTGGAGAATATGTTCGATCTTGACCTTGGTGAGAAACAGTCTGGAGAGAAG GTTGGCGATGTTGTATTGCCTCCATGGGCTAAAGGTAGTGTTCGAGAGTTTATTAAAAGGCATAGAGAAGCACTGGAGTCTGATTATGTTTCAGAGAATCTGCATCACTGGATAGACCTAATCTTTGGCTACAAACAGAGAGGGAAA GCAGCTGAAGAAGCAGTTAATGTCTTCTATCACTACACTTATGAAGGCAGTGTTGACATTGACTCGGTTAGTGATCCAGCAATGAAAGCCTCAATTCTTGCTCAAATTAATCACTTTGGGCAAACGCCAAAACAACTATTCCTCAAACCCCATGCCAAGAGGCGAACTAATCGGAAGCTTCCTCCTCACCCTTTGAAGTACTCTCAGCATCTTGTTCCGCACGAGATTCGTAAAACCTCATCTTCTATATCTCAGATTGTCACATCCGGTGACAAAATTCTAGTGGCAGGGGCAAATACCTTGCTGAAACCTAGAACATTCATTAAATATGTTGCCTGGGGTTTTCCTGACCGCAGTTTGAGATTTATTAGCTATGATCAAGATAGGCTTCTCTCCACTCATGAGAATCTTCATGGAGGGAACCAGATACAGTGTGCCAGTGCTAGTCATGATGGCCACATTCTAGTTACAGGGGCTGACGAGGGATTGGTTTGTGTTTGGAGGATTGGTAAAGAGGCACCCCGTTCTGTAAGGCGCTTGCAGTTGGAGAAGACTCTCTGTGCTCATACAGGCAAAATCACATGCCTACAAGTTAGTCAGCCATACATGATGATTGTGAGTGGATCGGATGACTGCACTGTTATCTTGTGGGACCTTAGCTCCATGGTTTTTGTTAGGCAGCTTCCTGAGTTACCCGCTCCTGTTTCAGCAATTTATGTGAATGATCTGACTGGAGAAATTATTACTGCTGCTGGTGTAATGCTTGCTGTTTGGAGCATCAATGGGGATTGCCTTGCTGTCATCAACACATCACAGCTTCCGTCGGACTTCATCCTTTCACTTGCTGGTTGCACATTCTCTGATTGGCTGCAAACTAACTGGTATATTTCAGGCCACCAGAGTGGAGCCATTAAAATTTGGAGAATGGTGCATTGCTCTTGCGAGGACAGTGGCCAAAGCAAATCAAGTGGGAATCCTACTGGAGGGTTAGGACTCGGGGATAGTGTACCAGAGTACAGGCTGATCCTTCACAAGGTACTAAAGTTTCATAAGCATCCTGTAACTGCCCTCCACCTTACTAGTGATCTGAAACAGTTGTTGAGTGGAGATTCTGGAGGACATTTGCTTTCGTGGACACTCTCTGAAGAGGGCATGAAAAGCATGATTAGTCGGGGGTGA